One window from the genome of Gimesia aquarii encodes:
- a CDS encoding CehA/McbA family metallohydrolase: MIWNPKHTLQLFSVLLVTCCFVFPSNRVAADLALLLAPVKNQTTSVPQCTLTLRLVEQNENGGKQNVPGMLRILDTNGKPLTLPELLNRGTGISKKSTSKRGGIHSWYVVPEEVQLKLPKAKLILQAFSGLETELTQKSINLTDKTSKNVTLNLNRFSNLSPEYKTANTHLHLMRLTKQECNEYLAQIPFADRLDLVFISYLERAVADKTYITNRYSMADLNALSKASGVLFGWGEEHRHNSSGYDEGYGHVMLLDIKKLIQPVSIGPGIMKQGTDGIPLSRGIKTALQDQATVIWCHNAWGMESTPNIVQGKVHALNIFDGGTRSSYEDSFYKYLNAGYKTPFSTGTDWFQYDFSRVYAAIKSPLSTSTWLESLKAGRTFITNGPLLDLRINNKTMGDQLKLSTKKNQITIRATGTGRIDFEKLELIHNGKVIATQKTSPLKNHFEAQIDLKLEIDQPGWIALRTPSPSVPKDPNRQQMTPLNEYGRELFSHTSPIYLEWEGRSIFDQNQAQVFLEEMKQNREKITKQFRFADDLERAHVLDVYSDGIEKLTGQIESP, from the coding sequence ATGATATGGAACCCAAAACACACTCTTCAATTGTTTTCTGTTTTGCTTGTCACATGCTGTTTTGTTTTCCCGTCTAACAGAGTTGCTGCAGATCTGGCTTTGTTACTGGCTCCCGTAAAAAATCAAACAACCTCCGTTCCACAGTGTACTCTGACGCTACGTCTGGTGGAACAAAATGAGAATGGTGGTAAACAAAATGTTCCTGGGATGCTCCGTATCTTGGACACAAACGGAAAGCCACTCACCTTACCCGAATTACTTAACCGTGGGACGGGCATTAGTAAAAAGTCAACTTCAAAACGAGGAGGCATACACAGTTGGTATGTCGTTCCTGAGGAAGTACAACTGAAACTGCCAAAGGCAAAATTGATCTTACAGGCGTTTTCCGGTCTGGAAACAGAGCTTACTCAGAAATCCATCAATCTCACTGATAAAACATCGAAAAACGTTACACTCAATCTCAACCGCTTTTCCAACTTGAGTCCAGAGTACAAAACGGCGAACACACATCTCCATTTGATGCGGCTTACCAAACAGGAATGTAATGAATACTTAGCACAAATTCCTTTCGCAGATCGACTTGATCTTGTATTCATCTCATATCTGGAACGCGCTGTCGCTGATAAAACTTACATTACCAATCGATACTCGATGGCAGATCTGAACGCATTATCTAAAGCATCAGGCGTTCTATTTGGCTGGGGTGAAGAACATCGACATAATAGTTCAGGATATGATGAAGGTTATGGTCATGTCATGCTGCTGGATATTAAAAAACTGATTCAACCGGTGAGTATTGGTCCTGGTATCATGAAACAGGGAACCGATGGTATTCCCTTATCACGGGGAATTAAAACAGCGCTTCAAGATCAGGCCACTGTCATCTGGTGCCATAATGCCTGGGGAATGGAATCGACTCCTAACATCGTTCAAGGTAAAGTTCACGCCTTGAATATCTTCGATGGCGGAACCCGTAGCTCCTATGAAGACAGTTTTTACAAATATCTAAACGCAGGCTATAAAACTCCTTTTTCAACCGGAACAGATTGGTTTCAATACGACTTTTCCCGGGTCTATGCAGCCATAAAATCTCCCTTATCAACTTCAACCTGGTTAGAAAGCTTGAAAGCAGGTCGGACTTTCATCACAAACGGCCCGTTACTGGATCTGCGAATCAATAATAAAACAATGGGAGACCAGTTAAAGCTTTCGACAAAAAAGAATCAAATCACAATTCGCGCTACCGGGACAGGCCGGATTGATTTTGAAAAACTGGAGTTGATACATAACGGAAAGGTCATAGCCACGCAGAAAACCTCGCCGCTAAAAAACCATTTTGAAGCACAAATCGACCTGAAGTTAGAAATCGACCAACCCGGCTGGATTGCTTTACGAACACCATCTCCCTCCGTTCCCAAGGATCCCAACCGGCAGCAGATGACACCACTCAATGAGTATGGTCGTGAATTATTTTCGCATACAAGCCCGATTTATCTCGAATGGGAAGGCCGTTCGATATTTGATCAGAATCAGGCTCAAGTGTTTCTGGAAGAGATGAAGCAAAATCGAGAGAAAATTACGAAACAATTCCGGTTTGCTGATGACCTGGAACGAGCCCATGTTTTAGATGTCTACTCAGATGGAATTGAGAAACTCACTGGTCAAATCGAATCACCGTAA
- a CDS encoding CehA/McbA family metallohydrolase, producing MAFICRISFCLVLTLVPCHILWAAQQQAVFEEVEGQPLGANVKRLINALNYLGSPLSKPLTQKLISACEQRDSKAIQQLLDLEVLCIVSLNPEVRTKVARGPAQANLQQGGFTPFIIKIINHSTVTRQLQISSPQAGPVYSGAALNSLKRQAQTELNRNQNINSKKDRFLEVEMFQASPMTVKLSGLEVEYAIALIYCHESGKREATLGFDVGAGTQDIGFRGEVPVLFHVQPAVPVKLSIKDYDGQPSAARLEFRDSQGRVYPLQAKRLAPDFFFQPQIYRQDGDTVLLPSGVLDLEFSRGPEYQRLTKKVTVSKDAPQTIEVQLKRWVNPRKFGFYSGDHHIHAAGCAHYDNPTKGVTPRDMFNQVKGEGLNVGCVLTWGPCFEAQRQFFGSTADRVSEPLTLLKYDLEISGFGSAALGHVCLLNLQNQTYPGTLGTTKGWPSWTVPVMRWCQEQGGVTGFPHSALRVNPPQAAQRLIQNLDQNQSQTLNSTEAAKGLLPKPFTNIDKDKNAELNVQELTIALEQAADELPNLAVPEMNGGGAMEICVSTAEGVCDFVSAMDTERIPEWNTWYHILNCGYPLKVSGETDFPCMSSRRVGQGRVYVQLGEIDEIDFSQWCLGIKQGRSYVSDGFAHALNFQVNGQSPGFEDVALQVPATVEINATVSFAPETPKAVAYGLLNPPEGRRAQGDTRILHAPRNSDYVTGGQRLVEIVCNGEVVTKKSVPADGQIHQLKFTVPVTQSSWIALRQFPQLHTNPVNVIVKERPIRASRESALWCAESIKLLWKNRHKKIAEHERGEAEQTYQRAIRTYLQRAEEAAEIN from the coding sequence ATGGCTTTTATTTGTCGAATTTCATTCTGCCTTGTATTAACTCTGGTCCCCTGTCATATACTCTGGGCGGCTCAACAACAGGCTGTTTTTGAAGAAGTGGAAGGGCAGCCACTTGGGGCCAATGTGAAACGGCTCATCAATGCATTGAATTATTTGGGTTCACCACTTTCCAAACCGTTGACTCAAAAACTGATATCCGCTTGTGAGCAACGCGATTCCAAGGCAATTCAGCAATTACTTGATTTAGAGGTTCTTTGTATTGTTTCTTTGAATCCCGAAGTACGCACTAAAGTAGCCCGAGGACCCGCGCAGGCAAATCTACAGCAGGGAGGGTTCACGCCTTTTATTATCAAGATCATTAACCACAGCACTGTCACTCGCCAGTTACAGATTTCCAGTCCTCAAGCAGGTCCCGTCTATTCGGGAGCCGCATTAAACAGTTTGAAGCGGCAGGCACAAACCGAATTAAATCGGAATCAAAATATTAACAGCAAAAAGGATCGTTTTCTGGAAGTGGAAATGTTTCAGGCGAGCCCTATGACAGTCAAGTTAAGTGGTCTCGAGGTGGAATATGCGATCGCTTTAATTTATTGCCACGAATCTGGTAAACGGGAAGCGACTTTGGGGTTCGATGTGGGTGCGGGAACTCAGGATATTGGCTTTCGCGGAGAGGTACCTGTTTTGTTTCATGTTCAACCAGCTGTGCCCGTGAAACTTTCGATCAAAGATTATGACGGTCAACCCTCGGCAGCACGGCTGGAGTTTCGCGATTCACAAGGACGAGTTTATCCTTTACAGGCAAAGCGGCTGGCTCCCGATTTCTTTTTTCAACCACAAATCTATCGACAAGACGGCGACACCGTTTTGCTCCCTTCAGGAGTTTTAGATCTGGAATTTAGCCGAGGGCCGGAATATCAGAGATTGACCAAAAAAGTGACTGTATCAAAAGATGCTCCTCAGACAATTGAGGTTCAATTGAAGCGTTGGGTTAATCCTCGCAAATTCGGATTTTACTCTGGAGATCACCATATCCACGCAGCCGGTTGTGCGCACTATGATAATCCGACGAAAGGAGTCACTCCTCGCGATATGTTCAACCAGGTCAAGGGTGAGGGTTTGAATGTAGGATGCGTATTAACCTGGGGACCTTGTTTTGAGGCACAGCGACAGTTCTTTGGTTCTACCGCCGATCGTGTGAGCGAGCCGCTGACTTTATTGAAATATGATTTGGAAATCAGTGGTTTTGGTTCAGCTGCATTGGGACATGTTTGTTTACTCAACTTACAGAATCAAACCTATCCAGGCACGTTGGGGACAACCAAGGGTTGGCCAAGCTGGACAGTACCTGTCATGCGCTGGTGTCAGGAACAAGGTGGCGTAACCGGCTTTCCGCATTCCGCTCTGCGAGTCAACCCGCCGCAGGCAGCACAGAGACTGATACAGAATCTTGATCAAAACCAGTCGCAAACGTTGAATTCCACTGAAGCAGCGAAGGGGCTACTGCCTAAGCCATTCACTAATATTGATAAAGATAAGAACGCTGAATTGAATGTGCAAGAATTAACGATTGCTTTGGAACAGGCGGCTGATGAATTGCCGAATCTGGCAGTACCGGAGATGAATGGAGGTGGTGCCATGGAAATTTGTGTGAGCACTGCGGAAGGCGTTTGTGACTTTGTCAGCGCGATGGATACGGAACGTATTCCAGAATGGAACACATGGTACCATATATTAAACTGCGGCTATCCGCTCAAAGTCAGTGGTGAAACGGATTTTCCTTGTATGAGTAGTCGTCGCGTGGGGCAGGGGAGAGTTTACGTACAATTGGGAGAGATAGACGAAATTGATTTCAGCCAATGGTGCCTGGGAATCAAACAGGGACGTTCATATGTGTCCGATGGTTTTGCTCATGCTTTGAATTTTCAGGTGAATGGTCAGTCCCCGGGTTTTGAAGATGTCGCACTTCAAGTGCCGGCAACAGTAGAAATCAATGCAACAGTTTCTTTTGCTCCAGAGACTCCTAAAGCAGTTGCCTACGGATTATTAAATCCCCCCGAGGGTCGCCGCGCACAGGGAGATACGCGTATCTTGCATGCACCACGAAATTCCGATTATGTAACGGGGGGACAAAGATTGGTAGAGATTGTTTGCAATGGCGAAGTCGTGACCAAAAAATCTGTTCCCGCTGATGGACAAATTCATCAACTCAAATTCACTGTTCCTGTAACACAAAGCAGTTGGATTGCATTACGGCAATTTCCTCAACTGCATACCAACCCGGTGAATGTTATTGTGAAAGAACGTCCCATTCGTGCCTCGCGCGAGAGCGCGCTATGGTGTGCAGAATCCATCAAGCTGCTGTGGAAAAATCGGCATAAAAAAATTGCCGAACATGAAAGAGGTGAAGCAGAGCAAACATATCAACGGGCGATTCGCACTTATCTTCAACGTGCTGAGGAAGCTGCCGAAATCAATTGA